The following proteins come from a genomic window of Candidatus Thiodiazotropha sp. CDECU1:
- the ccoG gene encoding cytochrome c oxidase accessory protein CcoG, whose protein sequence is MSGNENTAARQSVVDDLYAESVHWHLNTGEETIHAKRMGGYWRNVKWLSAAVWIIFFIGPYFQWGDRQAVLFDIPNRQFHILGITVLPQDFWMLSLTLLFFALLLAVATALAGRIYCGFFCFQTVWTDVFTWFEDKLEGTPQKRRKLEEAPMSLKKARIKTTKHLIWLLISVLTGISFVAWFYDVFDLWRDLFTLQASAVAYGTIALFTAGTYVLAGYMREQACFWLCPYARIQGVMIDKATVVPTYDFHRGEPRGRIKKGESEEERTTGDCVDCKMCIAVCPTGVDIRHGQQEGCIMCALCIDACDEVMEKIGRPIGLIRYESYEAMEANKKPQPLYKRPRVWIYATIMSAALLGIAYGLTSLAPLELKVIHDRQPLFVLQSDGSIQNKYTLKILNKMTSDIPVTISAEGIEGLILVDKDQVTTARRGKVTARTVFIRVPQELLSKETTPVTFTVQGEYDDQLLKGNRKSVFIGPKR, encoded by the coding sequence TTGAGCGGAAACGAAAACACGGCAGCCAGGCAGTCTGTGGTGGATGACCTTTATGCTGAATCGGTGCATTGGCATCTGAATACCGGCGAGGAGACTATCCACGCCAAACGTATGGGGGGGTATTGGCGCAATGTCAAGTGGCTGAGTGCCGCGGTCTGGATCATCTTCTTCATTGGACCCTATTTTCAGTGGGGTGACCGGCAGGCGGTTCTGTTCGATATCCCCAACCGTCAATTTCATATCCTTGGGATTACAGTGCTGCCCCAGGATTTCTGGATGCTCTCTCTGACGCTGCTCTTTTTTGCTCTTTTGCTGGCAGTCGCCACCGCATTGGCGGGTCGTATCTATTGCGGATTTTTCTGTTTCCAGACTGTCTGGACCGATGTGTTTACCTGGTTTGAAGATAAGCTTGAGGGTACACCTCAGAAGCGGCGCAAACTTGAAGAGGCGCCGATGAGCCTCAAAAAGGCTAGAATCAAGACAACCAAACACTTGATCTGGCTGCTGATCTCGGTGCTGACAGGTATCAGTTTCGTCGCCTGGTTTTACGACGTCTTCGATCTATGGCGCGATCTGTTTACCCTCCAGGCCAGTGCGGTCGCCTATGGCACCATCGCCCTGTTTACCGCCGGCACCTATGTGCTTGCGGGATATATGCGTGAGCAGGCCTGTTTCTGGCTCTGTCCCTATGCCCGTATCCAGGGTGTGATGATCGATAAGGCCACGGTAGTGCCCACCTACGATTTTCATCGCGGGGAGCCCCGGGGCAGGATTAAGAAAGGAGAATCCGAAGAGGAGCGAACCACAGGTGATTGTGTCGATTGTAAGATGTGTATCGCTGTCTGCCCCACCGGTGTGGATATCCGCCACGGTCAGCAAGAGGGCTGCATTATGTGCGCGCTCTGCATCGATGCCTGCGATGAGGTCATGGAGAAGATCGGCCGGCCGATAGGGCTGATTCGCTACGAATCCTACGAGGCCATGGAGGCGAACAAGAAACCCCAGCCCCTCTACAAACGGCCCAGGGTATGGATCTACGCCACAATCATGTCGGCGGCCCTGCTGGGTATAGCCTATGGACTGACCTCTCTGGCGCCCCTGGAGTTGAAGGTCATCCATGATCGTCAACCGTTGTTCGTGCTGCAGAGTGACGGTAGTATTCAGAATAAGTATACCTTGAAGATTCTAAACAAGATGACCAGTGATATCCCTGTCACAATCAGTGCGGAGGGGATTGAGGGCCTGATTCTGGTGGATAAGGACCAGGTAACCACCGCTCGTCGTGGCAAGGTAACCGCGCGTACGGTATTCATTCGCGTACCGCAAGAGTTATTGAGCAAAGAGACCACACCGGTGACATTCACTGTACAGGGCGAGTATGATGACCAGTTGTTAAAAGGCAACCGGAAGAGTGTCTTTATCGGCCCCAAGCGTTAG
- the ccoP gene encoding cytochrome-c oxidase, cbb3-type subunit III — protein MADNNSFPGENNTGHVWDDNLRELTNPPPRWWMLAFWASVIWWVVYGVLYPMWPVGHESTKGVMGWTQMDEYIKGVDEVEAVRAEFETQIKGMSAKDVLAAPGLSQYAVASAKVLYGDNCAACHGGGGQGGPGYPVLADDDWLYGGNIENIQQTITMGRKGIMTAHGKILSDAEIDSLAKAIQAGDPTSDPNFAQKGCIACHGMDGKGMAVLGSANLTDGIYRFTPAEGESVLDSIKYTIKYGVNDATEQKTREAVMPVFGDRLSQDDIKKLAVYVHKFGGGQ, from the coding sequence ATGGCGGATAACAATTCTTTTCCGGGTGAAAACAATACCGGACACGTGTGGGACGACAACCTCCGGGAGTTGACCAACCCACCACCACGTTGGTGGATGCTGGCCTTCTGGGCCTCGGTGATCTGGTGGGTAGTCTACGGTGTTCTCTACCCCATGTGGCCAGTTGGACATGAGTCGACCAAAGGTGTCATGGGCTGGACTCAGATGGATGAGTACATTAAGGGCGTCGATGAGGTCGAAGCCGTGCGTGCCGAGTTTGAGACTCAGATCAAAGGCATGTCAGCTAAGGATGTATTGGCTGCACCTGGACTTTCCCAGTATGCAGTGGCCTCAGCCAAGGTACTGTATGGTGACAACTGTGCGGCCTGTCATGGCGGCGGTGGTCAGGGTGGCCCAGGTTATCCTGTACTTGCTGACGATGACTGGCTCTATGGCGGAAACATTGAGAACATTCAGCAGACCATCACCATGGGTCGTAAAGGTATCATGACGGCACATGGCAAGATCCTGTCTGATGCCGAAATCGATAGCCTGGCGAAGGCGATTCAAGCGGGTGATCCGACTTCTGATCCCAACTTTGCCCAGAAGGGCTGTATCGCCTGTCACGGAATGGACGGTAAGGGTATGGCTGTCCTCGGTTCTGCAAACCTGACTGATGGTATCTATCGCTTTACACCCGCTGAGGGCGAGTCCGTATTGGATAGCATAAAATACACCATCAAGTATGGTGTGAATGATGCGACCGAGCAGAAGACTCGTGAAGCGGTGATGCCGGTTTTTGGTGATAGACTGTCACAGGATGACATCAAGAAGCTGGCTGTTTATGTTCACAAGTTCGGTGGTGGCCAGTAA
- a CDS encoding cbb3-type cytochrome oxidase subunit 3 — protein sequence MSSFSDYFHTDWEAMTTSDWVGLIMTVVTFLLMIGVYFYALRPKNREKLEKNRFIPMDDDDAIDSGEKNGG from the coding sequence GTGAGTAGTTTCAGTGACTATTTTCATACTGACTGGGAGGCTATGACCACCAGTGATTGGGTGGGCCTGATCATGACGGTGGTCACCTTCTTACTCATGATAGGCGTATATTTCTACGCCTTACGTCCGAAGAATCGGGAGAAGCTGGAGAAGAACCGTTTCATCCCGATGGACGATGATGATGCAATTGATAGCGGAGAGAAAAATGGCGGATAA
- the ccoO gene encoding cytochrome-c oxidase, cbb3-type subunit II — translation MANENQSTTFQEKMEKNVWLLLLILALSLTVGGIVEIVPLFTMNSTMEHNKAPELIWQRQAGQTLQDHKPGDGIRPYTALELAGRDIYQREGCYTCHSQMVRPFRDEKERYGHYSLASESMYDHPFQWGSKRTGPDFARLGGKYSDDWQRKHLRDPRSVVPESVMPNYPWLKDSMVEGKDMATRFTVMRLLGVPYTDEDIASANGELAGKTEEDAVVAYLQVLGTMAKLDENKVYRE, via the coding sequence ATGGCGAATGAAAACCAATCAACAACCTTCCAGGAGAAGATGGAGAAGAACGTTTGGTTGCTTCTGCTAATCCTGGCTTTGTCTCTCACCGTGGGTGGTATTGTCGAGATCGTACCGCTGTTTACCATGAATTCCACCATGGAACACAACAAAGCACCTGAGCTGATCTGGCAGCGTCAGGCCGGTCAGACGCTGCAGGACCATAAACCTGGTGATGGCATACGTCCCTACACAGCCCTTGAGCTGGCGGGTCGCGACATCTATCAGCGTGAAGGCTGCTATACCTGCCACTCTCAGATGGTTCGTCCTTTCCGTGATGAGAAAGAGCGTTATGGCCACTACTCTCTGGCATCAGAGTCCATGTACGACCATCCCTTTCAGTGGGGATCCAAGCGTACCGGCCCTGACTTCGCCAGACTCGGTGGTAAATACTCTGATGACTGGCAACGCAAGCATCTACGGGATCCGCGCTCGGTTGTGCCAGAGTCTGTCATGCCCAACTATCCCTGGCTGAAAGATAGCATGGTCGAGGGTAAGGATATGGCAACTCGTTTCACAGTCATGAGACTGCTGGGTGTCCCTTACACCGATGAAGACATTGCCAGTGCCAATGGTGAACTGGCCGGCAAGACCGAAGAGGATGCTGTAGTGGCATACCTGCAGGTCTTGGGGACCATGGCAAAGCTAGACGAGAACAAGGTCTATCGTGAGTAG